In Nocardioides dokdonensis FR1436, the following are encoded in one genomic region:
- a CDS encoding NAD(P)-dependent alcohol dehydrogenase, whose translation MKALRLKSWKSEPVLENVPVPEPGPGEVLVQVGAAGACHSDLHLMHDFEDAALPWQPPFTLGHENAGWVHRVGQGVTGLEPGDPVAVVGAWGCGACRRCLDGLETYCERPDLAPVPSGGGGLGLDGGMAEYLLVPAARHVVPLPEGLDPVDAAPLTDAGLTPYHAVRRSAAKLTPGSTAVVMGVGGLGHLAVQILTATTAARVIAVDPRGSARDLATECGAECVLAPGPDLVPEIRDATDGLGADVVLDMVGSDETLAAAAASMRPLGDLTIVGLGGGTLPVSFFGLPYEASVQTTYWGNRRELVEVLALAARGLLRPETTIYTLDDAAQAYRDLAHETVTGRAVVVPTDSYRG comes from the coding sequence ATGAAGGCACTGCGACTGAAGTCCTGGAAGAGCGAGCCGGTGCTCGAGAACGTCCCCGTGCCCGAGCCCGGCCCCGGCGAGGTGCTCGTCCAGGTGGGCGCCGCCGGCGCCTGCCACTCGGACCTGCACCTGATGCACGACTTCGAGGACGCCGCGCTGCCCTGGCAGCCACCGTTCACCCTGGGCCACGAGAACGCCGGCTGGGTGCACCGGGTGGGTCAGGGAGTGACGGGCCTCGAGCCGGGCGACCCGGTGGCCGTGGTCGGCGCCTGGGGCTGTGGTGCCTGCCGACGCTGCCTCGACGGCCTCGAGACCTACTGCGAGCGGCCCGACCTCGCGCCCGTGCCGAGCGGCGGAGGGGGCCTGGGGCTGGACGGCGGGATGGCCGAGTACCTGCTGGTCCCCGCCGCCCGGCACGTCGTGCCGCTGCCCGAGGGCCTCGACCCGGTCGACGCCGCTCCCCTGACGGACGCCGGCCTCACGCCCTACCACGCCGTACGCCGCTCGGCCGCGAAGCTGACCCCGGGCTCCACAGCGGTCGTGATGGGCGTCGGTGGGCTGGGCCACCTGGCCGTGCAGATCCTCACCGCCACCACGGCGGCCCGGGTGATCGCCGTCGACCCGCGGGGCTCGGCGCGCGACCTGGCGACGGAGTGCGGGGCCGAGTGCGTGCTCGCCCCGGGCCCGGACCTGGTCCCCGAGATCCGCGACGCCACCGACGGCCTCGGCGCCGATGTCGTGCTGGACATGGTCGGATCCGACGAGACCCTGGCCGCGGCGGCTGCGTCGATGCGCCCGCTCGGCGACCTGACCATCGTCGGGCTCGGCGGCGGGACGTTGCCGGTCTCGTTCTTCGGCCTGCCCTACGAGGCCAGCGTCCAGACGACGTACTGGGGCAACCGACGCGAGCTGGTGGAGGTGCTCGCGCTCGCCGCCCGCGGGCTGCTACGGCCCGAGACCACCATCTACACGCTCGACGACGCGGCCCAAGCCTACCGGGACCTGGCCCACGAGACCGTGACCGGGCGGGCCGTGGT
- a CDS encoding universal stress protein — protein sequence MEETNEAPVVVAVGDEDCEAALAFAGQEASRTGCGVHLLHVAPAFVHGSDSILVQSTDVEEVGRRTLHLALEHARDVLPPSTAITSELLVGGIVDSLREATADAPMVVVQHRDLSRMRRLVTRSVTNGLGAHARVPIVSVPSWWSPRRAPGQEPRVTVGVDVPVRSEQVLRTAVAAAQARGATLHALHAWKVAGIYDDITVARTLAEAWAERAGQEVRAALEALGPEAAGAPLVVETRHGPAAEALVEASRSSDLLVVGRHDPMVPLGSHLGPVARGVLHESHCPVLLVDPHSRTHARP from the coding sequence ATGGAGGAGACGAACGAGGCGCCGGTCGTGGTGGCCGTCGGTGACGAGGACTGCGAGGCCGCCCTGGCCTTCGCCGGTCAGGAGGCGTCGCGCACGGGCTGTGGGGTGCACCTGCTCCATGTCGCTCCGGCCTTCGTCCACGGGTCCGACAGCATCCTGGTCCAGTCGACCGACGTGGAGGAGGTCGGACGCCGGACGCTGCACCTGGCACTCGAGCACGCCCGCGACGTGCTGCCACCCAGCACGGCGATCACCTCGGAGCTGCTCGTCGGCGGGATCGTCGACTCGCTGCGGGAGGCGACCGCAGACGCCCCCATGGTCGTCGTGCAGCACCGTGACCTGTCCCGGATGCGCCGCCTGGTGACCCGCTCGGTCACCAACGGACTGGGCGCGCACGCCCGGGTGCCGATCGTGTCGGTGCCGTCGTGGTGGTCACCCCGGCGCGCACCGGGCCAGGAACCACGGGTCACCGTGGGCGTGGACGTCCCGGTGCGGTCCGAGCAGGTGCTGCGCACCGCCGTCGCGGCTGCGCAGGCCCGCGGCGCGACCCTGCACGCGCTGCACGCCTGGAAGGTCGCGGGGATCTACGACGACATCACCGTGGCCCGGACGCTGGCCGAGGCGTGGGCCGAGCGTGCGGGCCAGGAGGTGCGGGCGGCGTTGGAGGCGCTCGGTCCCGAGGCAGCCGGCGCCCCGCTCGTCGTCGAGACCCGGCACGGTCCCGCGGCCGAGGCGCTCGTGGAGGCGAGCCGGTCGTCGGACCTCCTGGTGGTCGGTCGCCACGACCCGATGGTCCCGCTGGGCTCCCACCTGGGTCCGGTGGCCCGCGGGGTGCTGCACGAGTCCCACTGCCCGGTCCTCCTGGTCGACCCCCACTCCCGCACGCACGCCCGCCCCTGA
- a CDS encoding universal stress protein: protein MSQPDPRPVVVAVGDQPADAALSYAVAEAERLGCGVHLVHVVHSLPQGSELVRVQSVDVEDRGRHTLRRALDLARELAGDGPRVTASLLIGTVVHELVTAVEQIGDVRMVVVQHRDLSRVRRLVSRSTTGGLAARLRLPLVSVPASWTAGIAPAVGGVDRVVTAGVDEPERSVEVLRAAVAAARTHGARLDLVHAWGVPGLYDDPQLAEEVGKELAEAGAGEIRAQLDGLGVDFDDLHIEVHTPPQPAAEQLVEASRTAHLLVLGKHDPWFPLGSHVGPVTGAVLRDAQCPVLLVDPHPSD, encoded by the coding sequence ATGAGCCAACCCGATCCGCGCCCCGTCGTCGTCGCCGTGGGGGACCAGCCCGCCGACGCCGCCCTGTCCTACGCCGTCGCCGAGGCCGAGCGGCTGGGGTGCGGGGTACACCTGGTGCACGTCGTCCACTCCCTGCCCCAGGGCTCCGAGCTGGTCCGGGTGCAGTCCGTGGATGTGGAGGACCGGGGGCGGCACACCCTGCGCCGGGCCCTCGACCTGGCCCGCGAGCTCGCGGGGGACGGCCCCAGGGTCACCGCGAGCCTGCTCATCGGCACCGTGGTGCACGAGCTCGTCACCGCGGTCGAGCAGATCGGTGATGTCCGGATGGTGGTGGTGCAGCACCGCGACCTCTCGCGCGTGCGCCGGCTGGTCTCGCGCTCGACGACCGGCGGGTTGGCCGCGCGGCTGCGCCTGCCGTTGGTGTCCGTGCCGGCCTCGTGGACCGCCGGGATCGCCCCGGCGGTGGGTGGCGTCGATCGGGTGGTGACCGCTGGCGTGGACGAGCCGGAGCGCTCCGTGGAGGTGCTCCGCGCCGCTGTGGCGGCGGCGCGCACGCACGGGGCACGGCTCGACCTGGTGCACGCCTGGGGGGTGCCCGGTCTCTACGACGACCCCCAGCTGGCCGAGGAGGTCGGCAAGGAGCTCGCCGAGGCCGGAGCAGGGGAGATCCGTGCGCAGCTCGACGGACTCGGGGTCGACTTCGACGACCTCCACATCGAGGTGCACACACCGCCGCAGCCCGCTGCGGAGCAGCTGGTCGAGGCGAGCCGCACCGCCCACCTGCTGGTGCTGGGCAAGCACGACCCGTGGTTCCCGCTCGGGTCGCACGTCGGGCCGGTCACGGGCGCGGTGCTGCGCGACGCCCAGTGCCCCGTCCTGTTGGTGGACCCGCACCCCTCGGACTG